In Streptomyces seoulensis, the following are encoded in one genomic region:
- a CDS encoding aminoglycoside phosphotransferase family protein: protein MALEPPRRLVRASRETAPSGDEWLAGLPEAAERAVAGRELTVDRVQVPGGRSSLVLLVRRADGGPAVLKLAPARARPESERAALAHWGGLGAVQLLDGGPEDVAEGALLLERLHPDVSVRSLPEAKALLEAAGTLRRLWVDPPAGEGAHRFETVAERTGRQAEAMAASALKDPDSAPLVDAALAVREELLAEAPDHRLLHGTFRQSKVLGGERLPWLAVGPDPVVGESAFDLARLVRDRVEDLIAVPSGASVTRRRIKRLAESLEVDQERLRGWTLFRAVESGVRARRVGREQDADLLLEFATWL from the coding sequence ATGGCTTTGGAACCGCCCCGGCGACTGGTCCGGGCGAGCCGGGAGACCGCGCCGTCCGGTGACGAGTGGCTGGCGGGGCTGCCGGAGGCGGCTGAACGGGCTGTCGCCGGGCGTGAGTTGACCGTGGACCGGGTGCAGGTGCCGGGCGGCCGGAGCAGCCTGGTGCTGCTGGTGCGGCGCGCGGACGGCGGTCCCGCCGTGCTGAAGCTGGCGCCCGCGCGGGCCCGGCCGGAGAGCGAGCGGGCCGCGCTGGCGCACTGGGGCGGCCTGGGTGCCGTACAGCTGCTGGACGGCGGGCCCGAGGACGTGGCGGAGGGCGCGCTGCTGCTGGAGCGGCTGCACCCGGACGTGTCGGTGCGCTCGCTGCCGGAGGCCAAGGCGCTGCTGGAGGCGGCCGGGACGCTGCGCCGCCTGTGGGTGGACCCGCCGGCCGGCGAGGGCGCGCACCGGTTCGAGACGGTGGCGGAGCGTACGGGACGGCAGGCCGAGGCGATGGCCGCGAGCGCCCTGAAGGACCCCGACTCCGCGCCCCTGGTGGACGCGGCGCTCGCGGTGCGCGAGGAGCTGCTGGCCGAGGCGCCGGACCACCGGCTGCTGCACGGCACGTTCCGGCAGAGCAAGGTGCTCGGCGGGGAGCGGCTGCCGTGGCTGGCGGTGGGCCCGGACCCGGTGGTCGGCGAGTCCGCGTTCGACCTGGCGCGACTGGTCCGGGACCGGGTGGAGGACCTGATCGCGGTGCCGTCCGGCGCCTCGGTGACCCGGCGCCGGATCAAACGGCTCGCGGAGTCGCTGGAGGTGGACCAGGAGCGGCTGCGCGGCTGGACGCTGTTCCGCGCCGTGGAGTCCGGGGTACGGGCCCGCCGGGTGGGCCGGGAACAGGACGCCGACCTGCTGCTGGAATTCGCCACCTGGCTCTAG
- a CDS encoding ferritin-like domain-containing protein, whose protein sequence is MSDGEKTDKQKQAELTALQAALAAEHAAVYGYGVVGGRIGAPRQGEARTAYDAHRAARDTLARSVRDLGGDPVAASPAYALPFSVADSSAALRLAAQLEERLAGVYADLVRATTGPRRTTATASLRESAVRATRWSGRAPAFPGLAERTADTTGHAGATDSPPSASPTT, encoded by the coding sequence GTGAGCGACGGCGAGAAGACGGACAAGCAGAAGCAGGCCGAACTGACCGCTCTCCAGGCCGCGTTGGCGGCGGAGCACGCGGCGGTGTACGGCTACGGGGTGGTCGGCGGCCGGATCGGCGCGCCCCGGCAGGGCGAGGCCCGCACCGCGTACGACGCCCACCGCGCGGCCCGCGACACCCTGGCCCGCTCGGTCCGCGACCTGGGCGGAGACCCGGTCGCGGCGAGCCCGGCGTACGCGCTGCCCTTCTCGGTGGCGGACTCCTCGGCCGCACTGCGCCTGGCCGCACAGCTGGAGGAACGTCTCGCCGGGGTCTACGCCGACCTCGTCCGCGCCACCACCGGCCCCCGCCGCACCACAGCCACCGCCTCCCTGCGCGAGTCAGCGGTACGCGCGACCCGCTGGTCCGGCCGGGCCCCCGCCTTCCCCGGCCTCGCCGAACGCACCGCCGACACGACGGGCCACGCCGGCGCGACGGACTCGCCCCCCTCCGCGTCCCCGACGACCTGA
- the rimP gene encoding ribosome maturation factor RimP, which produces MSTTQSERLRELLEPLVTSEGLDLEEIAVDSVGRKRVLRVVVDSDTGADLDAIADVSRALSAKLDETDAMGDQAYDLEVGTPGAERLLTEPRHYRRAVDRLVKFQLADGEELVARILGVDDEGLDLEVPGVKGRKAKERRLAFPEIAKARVQVEFNRKDKKDMKEEEEA; this is translated from the coding sequence ATGAGCACCACCCAGAGCGAGAGGCTGCGAGAGCTGCTCGAACCGCTCGTCACCTCTGAGGGGCTGGATCTCGAGGAGATCGCCGTCGACTCCGTCGGACGCAAGCGTGTGCTGCGCGTGGTCGTCGACTCCGACACCGGGGCGGACCTGGACGCGATCGCCGATGTGAGCCGCGCGCTCTCGGCGAAGCTCGACGAGACCGACGCGATGGGCGACCAGGCGTACGACCTGGAGGTCGGCACCCCGGGCGCCGAGCGCCTCCTGACCGAACCCCGCCACTACCGGCGCGCCGTGGACCGGCTGGTCAAGTTCCAGCTCGCCGACGGCGAGGAACTCGTCGCGCGCATCCTGGGCGTCGACGACGAGGGTCTGGACCTGGAGGTCCCCGGTGTGAAGGGCCGCAAGGCCAAGGAGCGCCGGCTCGCCTTCCCGGAGATCGCCAAGGCGCGGGTGCAGGTCGAGTTCAACCGCAAGGACAAGAAGGACATGAAGGAAGAGGAGGAGGCGTAG
- the nusA gene encoding transcription termination factor NusA — protein sequence MDIDMSALRGLVREKEISFDLLVEAIESALLIAYHRTDGSRRHARVELNRQSGHVTVWAKEDPEDVEEGQERREFDDTPSGFGRIAATTAKQVILQRLRDAEDDATLGEYAGREGDIVTGVVQQGRDPKNVLVDIGKLEAILPVQEQVPGETYQHGMRLRSYVVRVAKGVRGPSVTLSRTHPNLVKKLFSLEVPEIADGSVEIAAIAREAGHRTKIAVRSTRSGLNAKGACIGPMGGRVRNVMGELNGEKIDIVDWSDDPAEMVANALSPARVSKVEVVDLAARSARVTVPDYQLSLAIGKEGQNARLAARLTGWRIDIRPDTEQVAD from the coding sequence GTGGACATCGACATGAGCGCCCTGCGGGGCTTGGTCAGGGAGAAGGAGATCTCCTTCGACCTGCTGGTCGAGGCGATCGAGTCGGCCCTCCTCATCGCGTACCACCGCACCGACGGCAGCCGCCGGCACGCGCGCGTGGAGCTGAACCGCCAGAGCGGTCACGTGACCGTGTGGGCGAAGGAGGACCCGGAGGACGTCGAGGAGGGGCAGGAGCGCCGCGAGTTCGACGACACCCCCTCCGGCTTCGGCCGGATCGCCGCCACCACCGCCAAGCAGGTCATCCTGCAGCGGCTGCGCGACGCGGAGGACGACGCCACGCTCGGCGAGTACGCCGGCCGTGAGGGCGACATCGTCACGGGCGTGGTCCAGCAGGGCCGTGACCCGAAGAACGTGCTGGTGGACATCGGCAAGCTGGAGGCCATCCTGCCAGTGCAGGAGCAGGTCCCGGGCGAGACCTACCAGCACGGCATGCGGCTGCGGTCCTACGTGGTCCGCGTCGCCAAGGGCGTACGCGGCCCCTCGGTCACGCTCTCGCGCACCCACCCCAACCTGGTGAAGAAGCTGTTCTCCCTGGAGGTGCCGGAGATCGCGGACGGCTCCGTGGAGATCGCCGCCATCGCCCGCGAGGCCGGCCACCGCACCAAGATCGCCGTACGGTCCACCCGTTCGGGTCTGAACGCCAAGGGCGCCTGCATCGGCCCGATGGGCGGCCGGGTGCGCAACGTGATGGGCGAGCTGAACGGCGAGAAGATCGACATCGTCGACTGGTCGGACGACCCGGCCGAGATGGTGGCGAACGCGCTGTCACCCGCCCGGGTGAGCAAGGTCGAGGTCGTGGACCTCGCCGCGCGCTCCGCGCGGGTCACCGTGCCGGACTACCAGCTCTCGCTGGCGATCGGCAAGGAGGGCCAGAACGCCCGCCTCGCCGCCCGCCTCACCGGCTGGCGCATCGACATCCGGCCGGACACCGAGCAGGTCGCCGACTAG
- a CDS encoding YlxR family protein has protein sequence MSGRTHDRACPERTCVGCRKRAAKNDLLRIVMIEDACVPDPRGTLPGRGAYVHPAPVCLDQAVRRRAFTRALRAPRALDTNALRRYVEQATVAEQATP, from the coding sequence GTGTCTGGCCGGACGCACGACCGCGCATGCCCTGAACGCACCTGTGTGGGGTGCCGGAAGCGGGCGGCCAAGAACGATCTACTGCGGATCGTGATGATCGAGGACGCCTGCGTCCCCGATCCTCGCGGTACGCTGCCCGGCCGGGGTGCTTACGTACACCCGGCACCGGTCTGTCTGGACCAGGCGGTACGCCGCCGGGCGTTCACGCGGGCACTGCGCGCCCCGCGAGCGCTCGACACAAACGCGTTGCGCCGATACGTCGAGCAGGCAACTGTTGCCGAGCAGGCAACACCGTAA
- the infB gene encoding translation initiation factor IF-2: MAKVRVYELAKEFGVESKVVMAKLQELGEFVRSASSTIEAPVVRKLTDAFQGGGNGKSAGKPAPRKATPKPGAPSPAPSARPAAPKPGAPKPAAQQPAAPAAPSAPAPAASGPRPVPGPKPAPRPAPAAPEFTAPPAAQAPQAPAASQGPATQAPRPSGARPGAPKPGGTRPAAPGQGGQGQGQSGRPGQGAPRPGGQGQRPGARPAGPRPGNNPFTSGGSTGMARPQAPRPQGGPRPAGGPGAPGAGPRPQGPGAQGGGPRPQGPGRPGPSPAGMPRPQGGPRPGPAGPRPNPGMMPQRPAAGPRPGGGGPGGRGPGAGGRPGGGGGRPGGGGFAGRPGGGGGGGFAGRPGGPGGGGGGFAGRPGGGGGGRPGFGGRPGGPGGRGGTQGAFGRPGGPARRGRKSKRQRRQEYEAMQAPSVGGVMLPRGNGQTVRLSRGASLTDFAEKINANPASLVAVMMNLGEMVTATQSVSDETLQLLAGEMNYVIEIVSPEEEDRELLESFDIEFGEDEGGEEFLVARPPVVTVMGHVDHGKTRLLDTIRKTNVVAGEAGGITQHIGAYQVTTEVNDEERKITFIDTPGHEAFTAMRARGAKSTDIAILVVAANDGVMPQTVEALNHAKAADVPIVVAVNKIDVEGADPTKVRGQLTEYGLVAEEYGGDTMFVDISAKQGLNIESLLEAVVLTADASLDLRANPEQDAQGIAIESHLDRGRGAVATVLVQRGTLRVGDTMVVGDAYGRVRAMLDDKGENVEEAGPSTPVLVLGLTNVPGAGDNFLVVDEDRTARQIAEKRAARERNANFARRGVRFSLENLDEALKAGLVQELNLIIKGDASGSVEALESSLLQLDVGEEVDIRILHRGVGAVTESDINLATGSDAIVIGFNVRAAGRAAQMAEREGVDVRYYSVIYQAIEEIEAALKGMLKPEYEEVELGTAEIREVFKSSKLGNIAGVLVRSGEVKRNTKARLLRDGKVIAENLNISGLRRFKDDVTEIREGFEGGINLGNFNDIKVDDVIATYEMREKPRA; this comes from the coding sequence GTGGCTAAGGTCCGGGTATACGAACTCGCCAAGGAGTTCGGTGTCGAGAGCAAGGTCGTCATGGCCAAGCTCCAAGAACTCGGTGAATTCGTCCGTTCGGCGTCTTCGACGATCGAAGCGCCTGTCGTACGCAAGCTGACCGACGCCTTCCAGGGCGGTGGCAACGGCAAGTCCGCCGGCAAGCCCGCCCCGCGCAAGGCGACCCCCAAGCCCGGCGCGCCCTCCCCGGCGCCGTCGGCACGTCCGGCCGCCCCCAAGCCGGGCGCCCCCAAGCCCGCCGCGCAGCAGCCCGCTGCCCCGGCGGCTCCCTCGGCTCCCGCGCCGGCCGCCTCCGGCCCGCGTCCGGTGCCGGGTCCCAAGCCCGCGCCGCGCCCGGCCCCGGCCGCCCCGGAGTTCACCGCTCCGCCGGCCGCCCAGGCCCCGCAGGCTCCCGCCGCGTCGCAGGGTCCCGCCACGCAGGCCCCGCGTCCCAGCGGTGCCCGTCCCGGCGCCCCCAAGCCCGGTGGCACCCGTCCGGCCGCTCCCGGCCAGGGCGGTCAGGGTCAGGGTCAGTCGGGCCGTCCCGGCCAGGGCGCCCCGCGCCCCGGTGGCCAGGGCCAGCGTCCCGGCGCCCGTCCGGCGGGTCCCCGTCCGGGCAACAACCCCTTCACGTCCGGTGGCTCCACCGGCATGGCGCGCCCGCAGGCGCCCCGTCCGCAGGGCGGTCCCCGTCCCGCAGGCGGTCCCGGTGCCCCCGGCGCCGGTCCCCGTCCGCAGGGTCCGGGCGCTCAGGGCGGCGGCCCGCGTCCGCAGGGTCCGGGCCGTCCCGGTCCCTCGCCCGCCGGCATGCCCCGCCCGCAGGGCGGCCCGCGTCCCGGCCCGGCCGGTCCGCGTCCCAACCCCGGCATGATGCCGCAGCGTCCCGCAGCGGGCCCGCGTCCCGGCGGCGGTGGCCCCGGTGGCCGCGGTCCCGGTGCCGGCGGTCGTCCCGGTGGCGGCGGCGGTCGTCCGGGCGGCGGCGGCTTCGCCGGTCGTCCGGGTGGCGGTGGCGGCGGTGGCTTCGCCGGCCGTCCCGGTGGTCCCGGTGGCGGTGGCGGCGGCTTCGCCGGCCGTCCCGGTGGTGGCGGCGGTGGCCGTCCCGGCTTCGGCGGTCGTCCCGGTGGTCCGGGTGGCCGTGGTGGCACGCAGGGCGCCTTCGGCCGTCCCGGCGGTCCCGCGCGTCGCGGTCGCAAGTCGAAGCGTCAGAGGCGCCAGGAGTACGAGGCCATGCAGGCCCCGTCGGTCGGCGGCGTGATGCTGCCTCGCGGCAACGGACAGACCGTCCGCCTGTCGCGCGGTGCGTCCCTCACCGACTTCGCGGAGAAGATCAACGCCAACCCGGCGTCGCTCGTCGCCGTGATGATGAACCTCGGCGAGATGGTCACTGCCACGCAGTCCGTCTCCGACGAGACGCTCCAGCTCCTCGCCGGCGAGATGAACTACGTCATCGAGATCGTCAGCCCGGAGGAGGAGGACCGCGAGCTGCTCGAGTCCTTCGACATCGAGTTCGGCGAGGACGAGGGTGGCGAGGAGTTCCTCGTCGCGCGTCCGCCGGTCGTGACCGTCATGGGTCACGTCGACCACGGTAAGACCCGACTGCTCGACACCATCCGCAAGACGAACGTCGTCGCGGGTGAGGCCGGCGGTATCACGCAGCACATCGGTGCGTACCAGGTCACGACCGAGGTCAACGACGAAGAGCGCAAGATCACCTTCATCGACACCCCGGGTCACGAGGCGTTCACCGCCATGCGTGCCCGTGGTGCGAAGTCGACCGACATCGCCATCCTGGTGGTCGCGGCCAACGACGGCGTCATGCCGCAGACGGTCGAGGCGCTGAACCACGCCAAGGCGGCCGACGTGCCGATCGTGGTCGCGGTCAACAAGATCGACGTCGAGGGTGCCGACCCGACCAAGGTGCGCGGTCAGCTCACCGAGTACGGTCTGGTGGCCGAGGAGTACGGCGGCGACACCATGTTCGTCGACATCTCCGCCAAGCAGGGCCTCAACATCGAGAGCCTGCTGGAGGCCGTGGTCCTGACCGCGGACGCCTCGCTCGACCTGCGGGCCAACCCGGAGCAGGACGCGCAGGGCATCGCGATCGAGTCCCACCTCGACCGCGGCCGCGGTGCCGTCGCGACCGTCCTGGTCCAGCGAGGCACCCTGCGGGTCGGCGACACCATGGTGGTCGGCGACGCGTACGGCCGTGTCCGCGCGATGCTCGACGACAAGGGCGAGAACGTGGAAGAGGCGGGTCCCTCGACCCCGGTCCTCGTCCTCGGTCTCACCAACGTCCCGGGCGCCGGCGACAACTTCCTCGTCGTCGACGAGGACCGTACGGCCCGGCAGATCGCGGAGAAGCGGGCGGCGCGCGAGCGCAACGCCAACTTCGCCCGGCGCGGTGTCCGGTTCTCCCTGGAGAACCTGGACGAGGCCCTCAAGGCCGGTCTGGTGCAGGAACTCAACCTCATCATCAAGGGCGACGCGTCCGGTTCGGTGGAGGCTCTCGAGTCCTCGCTGCTCCAGCTCGACGTCGGCGAAGAGGTCGACATCCGCATCCTGCACCGCGGTGTGGGTGCGGTCACCGAGTCCGACATCAACCTGGCGACCGGCTCCGACGCCATCGTCATCGGCTTCAACGTCCGCGCTGCGGGCCGCGCGGCGCAGATGGCGGAGCGCGAGGGTGTCGACGTCCGGTACTACTCGGTGATCTACCAGGCCATCGAGGAGATCGAGGCGGCCCTCAAGGGCATGCTCAAGCCGGAGTACGAGGAGGTCGAGCTCGGCACGGCGGAGATCCGCGAGGTCTTCAAGTCGTCCAAGCTGGGCAACATCGCCGGTGTCCTGGTCCGGTCGGGCGAGGTCAAGCGCAACACCAAGGCGCGCCTCCTCCGCGACGGCAAGGTCATCGCCGAGAACCTCAACATCTCCGGTCTGCGTCGCTTCAAGGACGACGTCACCGAGATCCGCGAAGGCTTCGAGGGTGGTATCAACCTCGGAAACTTCAACGACATCAAGGTCGACGACGTCATCGCGACGTACGAGATGCGCGAGAAGCCGCGAGCGTAA
- a CDS encoding DUF503 domain-containing protein produces the protein MYVGTLSFDLLLGDVHSLKEKRSVVRPIVAELQRKYSVSAAEVDHMDLHRRALIGLATVSGDAAHITDVLDQCERLVAARPEVELLSVRRRFHGDDD, from the coding sequence ATGTACGTGGGGACTCTGTCCTTCGACCTCCTCCTCGGCGACGTCCACTCGCTGAAGGAGAAGCGCTCCGTCGTCCGCCCGATCGTCGCCGAACTCCAGCGGAAGTACTCCGTGAGCGCGGCCGAGGTGGACCACATGGACCTGCACCGGCGGGCGCTCATCGGCCTCGCCACGGTGTCCGGCGACGCGGCGCACATCACCGACGTACTGGACCAGTGCGAACGGCTGGTCGCCGCCCGCCCGGAAGTGGAGCTGCTGTCCGTACGACGGCGCTTCCACGGCGACGACGACTGA
- the rbfA gene encoding 30S ribosome-binding factor RbfA: MADNARAKRLADLIREVVAQKLQRGIKDPRLGSHVTITDTRVTGDLREATVFYTVYGDDEERAAVAAGLESAKGILRSEVGRAAGVKFTPTLTFVADALPDTARNIEDLLDRARQSDAQVREASSGAAYAGGADPYRKPESDDETDDAAE; the protein is encoded by the coding sequence GTGGCCGACAACGCTCGGGCGAAAAGGCTGGCGGACCTCATCCGTGAGGTGGTGGCCCAGAAGCTGCAGCGGGGGATCAAGGACCCGCGGCTCGGCTCGCACGTCACCATCACGGACACGCGGGTCACGGGTGACCTGCGGGAGGCGACCGTCTTCTACACGGTCTACGGCGACGACGAGGAGCGGGCGGCCGTGGCCGCCGGCCTGGAGAGCGCCAAGGGCATCCTGCGCTCCGAGGTCGGCCGCGCGGCCGGGGTGAAGTTCACGCCGACGCTGACCTTCGTCGCGGACGCCCTGCCGGACACCGCCCGCAACATCGAGGACCTCCTCGACCGGGCCCGGCAGTCCGACGCCCAGGTGCGCGAGGCGTCCTCGGGCGCCGCGTACGCCGGTGGCGCGGACCCGTACCGCAAGCCGGAGTCCGACGACGAGACGGACGACGCCGCAGAATGA
- the truB gene encoding tRNA pseudouridine(55) synthase TruB has translation MTAKPTPPDGLVIVDKPSGFTSHDVVAKMRGIARTRRVGHAGTLDPMATGVLVLGLERATKLLGHLALTEKEYLGTVRLGQNTLTDDAEGEISSSTDASKVTREAIDAGIAKLSGDIMQVPSKVSAIKIDGVRSYKRAREGEDFEIPARPVTVSSFTVYDVRDAVAEDGTPVLDLVVSVVCSSGTYIRALARDLGADLGVGGHLTALRRTRVGPYKLDSARTLDQLQSELTVMPVAEAASAAFPRWDVDAKRGRLLLNGVRLEMPEVYAGAGPVAVFDPEGRFLALVEEQKGKAKSLAVFA, from the coding sequence ATGACAGCCAAGCCCACCCCGCCCGACGGCCTTGTCATCGTGGACAAGCCGTCGGGCTTCACCTCGCACGACGTGGTCGCCAAGATGCGCGGGATCGCCCGGACCCGCCGCGTCGGCCACGCCGGCACCCTCGACCCCATGGCCACCGGGGTCCTCGTCCTCGGTCTGGAGCGCGCCACCAAGCTCCTCGGGCACCTCGCCCTGACCGAGAAGGAGTACCTGGGCACCGTCCGGCTCGGGCAGAACACCCTCACCGACGACGCCGAGGGCGAGATCTCCTCCTCCACGGACGCCTCCAAGGTGACCCGCGAGGCGATCGACGCCGGGATCGCCAAGCTCAGCGGCGACATCATGCAGGTGCCGTCCAAGGTCAGCGCCATCAAGATCGATGGCGTGCGCTCCTACAAGCGGGCCCGTGAGGGCGAGGACTTCGAGATCCCGGCCCGCCCGGTGACCGTCTCCTCCTTCACGGTGTACGACGTCCGGGACGCGGTCGCCGAGGACGGCACCCCCGTACTCGACCTCGTCGTCTCCGTGGTGTGCTCCTCCGGCACCTACATCCGCGCCCTCGCCCGCGACCTGGGCGCCGACCTGGGCGTCGGCGGCCACCTCACGGCGCTGCGCCGCACGCGGGTCGGCCCGTACAAGCTGGACTCCGCGCGGACCCTGGACCAGCTCCAGAGCGAGCTGACGGTGATGCCGGTCGCCGAGGCCGCCTCCGCCGCGTTCCCCCGCTGGGACGTGGACGCCAAGCGCGGCAGGCTGCTGCTCAACGGCGTCCGGCTGGAGATGCCCGAGGTGTACGCGGGCGCCGGTCCCGTCGCGGTGTTCGACCCCGAGGGCCGCTTCCTCGCCCTCGTCGAGGAGCAGAAGGGCAAGGCCAAGAGCCTCGCCGTCTTCGCCTGA